Proteins from one Mastacembelus armatus chromosome 16, fMasArm1.2, whole genome shotgun sequence genomic window:
- the rab13 gene encoding ras-related protein Rab-13, translating into MAKKYDFLFKLLLIGDSGVGKTCLIIRFAEDNFNSTYISTIGIDFKVKTIEVDGKKVKLQVWDTAGQERFKTITTAYYRGAMGIILVYDITDEKSFENIQNWMKSIKENASAGVSQMLIGNKCDIEAKRKVSKETGEKLAKEHGIRFFETSAKSSINVEESFLALASDILEKSTKKPGPTGREVKITSSTEKKSSKCVLL; encoded by the exons ATGGCGAAAAAATATGATTTCCTGTTCAAACTCTTACTCATCGGGGACAGCGGAGTGGGCAAAACGTGTCTGATCATTCGTTTTGCTGAGGACAATTTCAACTCCACATACATTTCAACCATTG GCATCGACTTTAAAGTAAAAACCATAGAAGTGGATGGAAAGAAGGTGAAATTACAAGTCTG GGACACAGCAGGGCAGGAAAGGTTCAAGACCATTACGACAGCCTACTACAGAGGAGCCATG GGCATCATCCTGGTGTATGACATCACGGATGAAAAGTCCTTCGAAAACATTCAGAACTGGATGAAGAGCATCAAAGAG AATGCATCAGCGGGGGTCAGTCAGATGTTAATAGGTAATAAGTGCGACATTGAGGCAAAGCGGAAAGTTTCcaaggagacaggagaaaag CTGGCTAAAGAGCATGGCATCAGATTCTTTGAGACCAGCGCAAAGTCCAGCATTAACGTTGAGGAG TCTTTTCTGGCTTTGGCAAGCGACATATTAGAGAAATCCACCAAGAAACCA GGCCCCACGGGTCGAGAAGTGAAAATCACCAGCAGTACAGAGAAAAAATCCTCTAAGTGTGTTCTTCTCTAG
- the fam189b gene encoding protein FAM189B: MPSPSDSSSVASASGSRGWSDSRRGMSGRGPGGARLLLYLGLCHLGLGAMVLAFSFTSMAFTSSARVRQSCPFWAGFFVVASGIVGIISWRRPLTLVVSLFMLLSAVCVILSLAGSMLSCQNAQMVKSMLTCQVENGLCVCCTPTHSCSITEEETLVLYLNADCHSLRHQLKDLLFSACGLSILSTIICTLSTVTCSIHIFSLDLVHLLAPHRSRSVNPECTTPQDAFLTNIMDFEEFVPPIPPPPYYPPEYTCSSETDAQSITYNGSMESPVPLYPTDCPPPYEAVMGQRAASQATMFDPHGTELSGERAMSTAFSGEVSMDSGSLLMSEIVDIPDDSSPSEDSCLLEVGLRNQRERNNRTTGEGGDRGDGGVSHHGPQSQTPESPLAGGPRARRFLRGERSNSCSSPSTATTTYRSPVLHHQTLLASSCSQLEAIGGSTSEQQSSIPEIRVRPSTPSRQGAAPASSVPPTSTSLAASEQGGSQGNGPPLPRPSLYLRRRAGKNEKDRESGKRDSEGLLRLVRSHSEPGLCSSTDTVDFGSGGSKASIDTGPSSEACLLPRTSLPPASALPRKGSIKSVGAGVQVPAKPPPTSPVRLPKDCHRSLGDLKMTRVLVARFLQRSKRNLGPSSEHAGSMGQGPKRRSGADSASINHLSLEQVLRTPWSTGRGHPNHHSHHPHHRGHHHSHSDSRHNRHYGSQTPEGIHLRSCGDLSFSSSASLRRLVTPHPPHGSSGTLYSESAL, encoded by the exons ATGCCTTCACCGTCAGACTCCAGCAGCGTGGCTTCAGCCTCAGGGTCTCGGGGCTGGTCGGACAGCCGCAGGGGCATGTCGGGCCGGGGTCCTGGTGGCGCGCGGCTGCTCCTGTACCTGGGGCTGTGCCACCTGGGACTGGGGGCCATGGTCCTGGCCTTCTCTTTCACCAGTATGGCCTTCACCTCCTCAGCCCGTGTGAGGCAGTCCTGTCCGTTTTGGGCTGGTTTCTTT gtGGTGGCATCAGGAATAGTTGGAATAATCTCATGGCGGAGACCTCTCACATTGGTG GTGTCACTGTTCATGCTGCTGTCTGCAGTTTGTGTGATCCTCAGTCTGGCCGGCTCGATGCTCTCCTGTCAGAATGCACAGATGGTCAAGTCTATGCTCACCTGCCAG GTGGAGAATGGTCTGTGTGTATGCTGCACGCCCACTCACTCCTGCTCCATCACAGAGGAAGAAACCCTGGTCCTGTACCTGAACGCTGACTGCCACTCACTCAGACATCAGCTGAAG GACCTTTTGTTCAGTGCTTGTGGTCTCAGCATTCTCTCCACCATCATCTGTACTCTGTCCACTGTGACCTGCAGTATCCACATATTCTCCCTGGACCTTGTGCACCTG CTCGCACCACATCGTTCTCGTTCAGTCAACCCAGAATGCACCACTCCTCAAGATGCCTTTCTAACTAACATCATGGACTTTGAGGAGTTTGTCCCACCCATCCCTCCACCCCCCTACTATCCTCCTGAGTACACCTGCAGCTCTGAGACAGATGCCCAGAG CATCACTTATAATGGCTCAATGGAGAGCCCTGTTCCCCTGTATCCCACTGACTGCCCCCCTCCTTATGAAGCTGTGATGGGGCAGAGAGCTGCCAGCCAG GCAACCATGTTTGACCCCCATGGCACTGAGCTATCTGGAGAAAGAGCAATGTCCACTGCCTTCAGTGGAGAAG TGTCCATGGACAGTGGATCATTGTTGATGTCAGAGATTGTGGACATCCCTGATGATTCCTCCCCATCGGAGGACTCCTGTCTTCTGGAGGTAGGACTAAGGAATCAGCGGGAGAGGAACAACAGGACCACTGGTGAAGGGGGAGACAGGGGAGATGGAGGGGTCAGCCACCATGGTCCTCAATCTCAGACACCAGAGAGTCCCCTGGCAGGAGGGCCAAGAGCCAGGCGTTTCCTTAGAGGAGAGAGGTCCAACTCTTGCTCTTCACCAAGCACAGCCACAACGACTTACAG GTCTCCAGTATTACATCACCAGACCCTGCTAGCTAGTAGCTGCTCCCAGCTAGAAGCAATAGGGGGCTCCACCTCTGAACAGCAATCTTCGATCCCAGAGATTCGGGTTCGGCCCTCTACGCCCTCTCGCCAAGGAGCAGCCCCAGCCTCTTCTGTTCCTCCCACTTCAACCTCCTTGGCTGCAAGTGAGCAAGGAGGTAGCCAAGGTAATGGGCCACCCCTCCCACGGCCATCACTGTACCTTCGACGAAGGGCAGGGAAGAAtgaaaaggacagagagagtgGAAAAAGGGATAGTGAAGGGCTGCTACGTCTTGTGAGGTCACACAGTGAGCCAGGCCTCTGCTCCTCGACCGATACAG TTGACTTTGGCTCTGGAGGTAGTAAGGCATCTATAGACACAG GTCCATCCTCCGAGGCATGTTTGTTGCCCCGCACCTCTTTGCCTCCTGCATCAGCTTTGCCCAGGAAAGGCAGCATAAAATCAGTAGGTGCAGGAGTGCAAGTCCCCGCAAAACCTCCACCCACCTCGCCAGTGCGTTTACCAAAAGACTGCCACCGTTCCCTCGGAGACCTTAAG ATGACTCGAGTTCTGGTGGCTCGCTTTCTGCAACGCTCCAAACGCAACCTAGGGCCCTCCTCTGAGCATGCTGGGAGCATGGGACAGGGGCCTAAGAGGCGCAGTGGAGCTGATAGTGCTTCCATCAACCACTTATCCTTGGAGCAA GTGTTGCGGACCCCTTGGAGCACTGGCCGAGGACACCCCAATCATCACTCTCATCACCCTCATCATCGTGGACATCACCATTCCCATAGTGACAGTCGACATAACCGACACTACGGTAGTCAGACTCCAGAGGGGATCCACCTGCGCAGCTGTGGAGATTTAAGCTTCTCCTCCTCAGCGTCACTACGTCGATTGGTGACGCCTCATCCACCGCATGGGTCATCGGGTACTCTCTACTCAGAGTCTGCACTgtaa
- the fdps gene encoding farnesyl pyrophosphate synthase isoform X2 — protein MGDSTSNRTHSGMTLASDTQLFEAQFDELVADLTERDLTDPVLDDALSRLREVLVYNAPGGKRNRGLSVIGSLREFLPPTQLTQNTVQRALLVGWCIELLQAFFLVADDIMDASVTRRGQPCWYKKDGIGLDAINDSFLLEASIYRLLRRHCRDQPYYVHLLELFTETSFQTELGQALDLMTAPPGQIDLNRFTMERYKAIVKYKTAFYSFYLPVAAAMYMAGIKSEEEHNNAKHILLEMGEFFQIQDDYLDCYGDPAVTGKIGTDIQDNKCSWLVVTALEIMTLEQRAELEACYGRHDDASVEKVKSLYNTLQIPKLYHKYEEESYQRLQKLIASHAQNLPHSVFFNFARKIYKRNK, from the exons ATG GGAGACAGCACTAGTAACAGGACGCACAGCGGAATGACGCTGGCGTCGGACACTCAGCTGTTTGAAGCCCAGTTTGACGAGCTGGTGGCAGACCTCACCGAGAGAGACCTCACAGACCCAGTGCTGGATGATGCCCTGAGCAGGCTTAGAGAG GTGTTGGTGTACAATGCCCCTGGAGGAAAGAGGAACAGAGGCCTGTCTGTGATTGGCTCACTGAGGGAGTTTCTCCCACCTACCCAGCTCACCCAGAACACAGTGCAGCGGGCTCTGCTGGTTGGCTGGTGCATTGAGTTG CTTCAGGCATTTTTCCTTGTGGCAGATGATATCATGGATGCATCTGTGACTCGGAGAGGACAGCCCTGCTGGTACAAGAAG gaTGGAATAGGTCTGGATGCTATCAATGATTCATTCCTATTGGAAGCGTCAATCTACAGACTACTACGCAGACATTGTAGAGATCAGCCCTACTATGTCCACCTACTGGAGCTTTTTACTGAG ACATCCTTCCAGACAGAGCTTGGCCAGGCTTTGGACCTCATGACGGCTCCCCCTGGTCAGATTGACCTCAACAGATTCACCATGGAAAG GTACAAAGCTATTGTAAAATACAAGACTGCTTTCTACTCTTTTTACCTCCCAGTGGCAGCTGCAATGTACATG GCAGGAATCAAAAGTGAAGAAGAACATAATAATGCCAAACACATCTTACTTGAGATGGGAGAATTCTTTCAGATACAG GATGACTACTTGGACTGTTACGGTGACCCTGCTGTAACAGGAAAGATTGGTACAGACATCCAGGATAACAAGTGCAGCTGGCTGGTAGTGACAGCCCTGGAAATCATGACTCTTGAACAGAGAGCAGAGCTGGAG GCATGTTACGGGCGACATGATGATGCCAGTGTAGAAAAGGTCAAATCACTCTATAACACCCTGCAAATACCAAAACTATACCACAAATATGAAGAGGAGAGCTACCAGCGGCTACAGAAACTCATTGCTTCTCACGCTCAAAACCTACCTCACTCAGTTTTCTTCAACTTTGCCAGGAAAATTTACAAACGGAACAAATGA
- the fdps gene encoding farnesyl pyrophosphate synthase isoform X1: MCVTSYTSLTLDRLRLGGSGMRRLINFVVNAPKLWLTVLPLKLKHTSVFLCTSSSLQGDSTSNRTHSGMTLASDTQLFEAQFDELVADLTERDLTDPVLDDALSRLREVLVYNAPGGKRNRGLSVIGSLREFLPPTQLTQNTVQRALLVGWCIELLQAFFLVADDIMDASVTRRGQPCWYKKDGIGLDAINDSFLLEASIYRLLRRHCRDQPYYVHLLELFTETSFQTELGQALDLMTAPPGQIDLNRFTMERYKAIVKYKTAFYSFYLPVAAAMYMAGIKSEEEHNNAKHILLEMGEFFQIQDDYLDCYGDPAVTGKIGTDIQDNKCSWLVVTALEIMTLEQRAELEACYGRHDDASVEKVKSLYNTLQIPKLYHKYEEESYQRLQKLIASHAQNLPHSVFFNFARKIYKRNK, from the exons ATGTGTGTAACTAGCTACACAAGTTTAACCTTAGACAGACTGAGACTCGGTGGGTCCGGAATGAGACGTTTGATCAACTTCGTGGTGAATGCCCCGAAATTATGGCTGACCGTCCTCCCGCTAAagttaaaacacacatctgtgtttctgtgcaccTCCTCGTCTTTGCAGGGAGACAGCACTAGTAACAGGACGCACAGCGGAATGACGCTGGCGTCGGACACTCAGCTGTTTGAAGCCCAGTTTGACGAGCTGGTGGCAGACCTCACCGAGAGAGACCTCACAGACCCAGTGCTGGATGATGCCCTGAGCAGGCTTAGAGAG GTGTTGGTGTACAATGCCCCTGGAGGAAAGAGGAACAGAGGCCTGTCTGTGATTGGCTCACTGAGGGAGTTTCTCCCACCTACCCAGCTCACCCAGAACACAGTGCAGCGGGCTCTGCTGGTTGGCTGGTGCATTGAGTTG CTTCAGGCATTTTTCCTTGTGGCAGATGATATCATGGATGCATCTGTGACTCGGAGAGGACAGCCCTGCTGGTACAAGAAG gaTGGAATAGGTCTGGATGCTATCAATGATTCATTCCTATTGGAAGCGTCAATCTACAGACTACTACGCAGACATTGTAGAGATCAGCCCTACTATGTCCACCTACTGGAGCTTTTTACTGAG ACATCCTTCCAGACAGAGCTTGGCCAGGCTTTGGACCTCATGACGGCTCCCCCTGGTCAGATTGACCTCAACAGATTCACCATGGAAAG GTACAAAGCTATTGTAAAATACAAGACTGCTTTCTACTCTTTTTACCTCCCAGTGGCAGCTGCAATGTACATG GCAGGAATCAAAAGTGAAGAAGAACATAATAATGCCAAACACATCTTACTTGAGATGGGAGAATTCTTTCAGATACAG GATGACTACTTGGACTGTTACGGTGACCCTGCTGTAACAGGAAAGATTGGTACAGACATCCAGGATAACAAGTGCAGCTGGCTGGTAGTGACAGCCCTGGAAATCATGACTCTTGAACAGAGAGCAGAGCTGGAG GCATGTTACGGGCGACATGATGATGCCAGTGTAGAAAAGGTCAAATCACTCTATAACACCCTGCAAATACCAAAACTATACCACAAATATGAAGAGGAGAGCTACCAGCGGCTACAGAAACTCATTGCTTCTCACGCTCAAAACCTACCTCACTCAGTTTTCTTCAACTTTGCCAGGAAAATTTACAAACGGAACAAATGA
- the rusc1 gene encoding uncharacterized protein rusc1 → MQSSSGSSQPPKPRRFDVNRRTNTIAGPKSHGHGFQREDKNLNTVSTSSPRRANKCPTAPTRGRIGVQPRAPVSQSRFGSQKQGSTISKSAKPKPKSAPAPRASQIAPAASPPPLPSVLPLDPNCNEPSLPCLCCDGRSPQDNNSMFNHNHNNNNTISIRHQLQLPPPQALLVQMQGVTGVKEQAQPPSQVQAHLEPSASPAANLKNEGKNAAESADVDNKKNVKVEEEDDEEESSGDIDIEDEEEADDDDDDDDDDDTLVPSCCDCPPSLLEFSLSSSTSSSSTSISSCSDLESDCADQSTSLCASKNQENLSIALSPKDHSLQKAPECQPPPRSPPSLPLSRNPFLPSSHSPTPPCSPDEGYPSALDSPSPDYLGDKGDSEVTKLGLLDFLESVGEFGKMERFSQVIQVARWDLEGEQHWDVLRDRLDHLDRLEKVNREVKLAYIARLHEKGFDLGDLEEQDLSDVMDEMGNIDIPWKLYKSHGGTMGDSQEFSDAGVDLTAPSDCDDPLVPDSLTSSPVEPPPRPPKPPARHASVSSDLHTYINISRETTSMAVSTSPTLSTFSPNSSSPTFTTFRCEKPLPPSPPSIPPLPASKPIPYLTLYTTSSPPPSLPTPTPPIPPPRRRHLARKEAQRVAALQAEQEKTPLSLPPPTTRPPPLPPPPVISTSSSSPPAIPPPPALPPPPSFHALDVEIRKLLMLAGLTQAELLKLSPELGVCVGGLEEEGDGDNLTPPRAVESHEFKLKDREEEKRYDAKFTNRDGWSSIGKLNEDQRVATAEEGKKKEECKDTQRTTSFTEIARRRKRNTDLTSDQYYSTALCNTHETKVNNISFETFHFPAELPDSPPPPPPPRPLPPIPPSLPPLKVSTLPANSAQPERFDWLIAFTPETDSPPQPPPLEMRKAAMEKGGQKKLSSTGSSPGSAPKVTTFKELRFRNKSTPPPTKVITEPEPDPTVITPDPDILYNLKWRREKAGSDGSQWEYTSQAQAFFMQPPPALTSMAALKEMLQRADEEGRQPELCPSQKIGCSVSDSSLWTKDREWESEGVKREEKEREKEEEKVEVEVRGRADGGRTFESRITVSSPPLSLAQASQPYFLHTALPSYRPGYCNSQTPADPRPHSHVGREPKDKHCNTQWASAANPACIHREDSSTDRSSRFNYESLADFGVDYPPDYGNNFNENTHSSYQYATDSKTNCRDFASDSICNVDSLYCSDSKKNDAHTKSDASLSGASEAPGCTTPYKNIDVMMTYSKNISAMDSLYSEKRTHSNTDRNSNQVRTSKELPPLPTYYLYHPKNCPLHRGAPPRLSPIGALSPPQRSGAPPPGVAGSCLSSPLFPRSHTLPALAAPFYYPNLYPPISPRAPPLPPKRYQAPLQSHVATVRSVSFAGSVQRLEASWMGEDEKHPMRGFCLSSQCLQEKKALVSAVSVAVEAILAHFSSSRTLVQKALSGDSTINPSLGRLVLQCLCPALHSLLTDSLKPHQNDLIAGRRPNSAWGLVQASTRPGPKTQILYNLQVRVGELPQLRQSKHRFNAFLLGLLNTKFLDFWLSHLQSCSDVLETYYHPTSFMRLSLTICQPLFEELLLVLQPLSLLTFNLDLLFQHHHLEPDSHSPEIPSPHCQDAGFHLSTKGFQAKITGSRNAEGLSEVDFGSPEHQTAKDKSSPFPKNEESGESIHNSAAPINASVTPSQTSPQLLWVQEKEIGELPPPNVEEDSLAHQAGQVIQQGWGAVMRWGGQLSQNLAELSLSSGKKEEVKTDQPDLQTQVGSDYTPVSSGAQVPWGLGRLFGASKSPSSPTGHTLPTRRPSQWLAPGVTALTRMVSSSSTPMIRRAPEPQGESEPESETEVKTLGIRDKPRPLRSVRTLCDHTGTGSELSFCKGEELVVLGGVDQDWIRCRQGNKEGLVPIGYTSLII, encoded by the exons ATGCAGTCCTCAAGTGGCTCCTCTCAGCCTCCAAAGCCACGACGTTTTGACGTCAACAGACGGACCAATACTATAGCTGGACCAAAGTCTCATGGCCATGGTTTTCAGAGGGAGGATAAAAACTTGAACACagtctccacctcctccccacGCCGTGCAAATAAATGCCCCACTGCACCCACAAGGGGTAGGATAGGAGTACAGCCCCGAGCTCCAGTAAGCCAGTCCAGATTTGGATCACAGAAACAGGGTTCCACCATTTCCAAATCAGCTAAACCCAAACCCAAGAGTGCTCCAGCACCAAGAGCATCCCAGATTGCACCTGCAGCCAGTCCTCCTCCACTTCCCTCTGTTCTCCCTCTTGACCCAAACTGCAACGAGCCAAGCCTCCCGTGCCTGTGCTGTGATGGCCGTTCTCCACAAGACAACAACAGTATGTtcaaccacaaccacaacaataacaacaccatCTCTATCAGACATCAACTGCAGTTACCGCCTCCTCAAGCCCTGTTGGTCCAAATGCAGGGTGTGACTGGGGTCAAGGAGCAAGCTCAACCGCCCTCTCAAGTACAGGCCCATCTGGAGCCCTCTGCCTCCCCTGCTGCCAATCTGAAAAATGAAGGCAAGAATGCAGCTGAAAGTGCTGATGTGGAtaacaagaaaaatgtaaaggtaGAGGAGGAAGACGATGAGGAAGAGAGCAGTGGGGATATTGATattgaggatgaagaggaggctGACGATGACGacgatgacgatgatgatgacgacACTCTGGTCCCCTCGTGCTGTGATTGTCCTCCGTCCCTCCTAGAGTTCTCGCTTTCCTCTTctacctcctcatcctccactTCCATCAGCTCCTGCTCTGATCTGGAGTCTGACTGTGCAGATCAATCCACCTCCCTCTGCGCTTCCAAAAACCAAGAAAATCTATCAATTGCGCTGTCCCCCAAAGACCATTCTCTTCAAAAAGCCCCTGAATGCCAGCCTCCTCCACGTTCTCCCCCATCCCTTCCTCTTAGCCGCAACCCCTTCTTGCCATCATCTCATTCCCCAACTCCTCCTTGCTCCCCAGATGAGGGCTACCCCTCTGCCCTGGACTCCCCTTCTCCTGATTATTTAGGAGACAAAGGTGATTCTGAGGTTACCAAACTAGGCTTGCTTGACTTCCTAGAATCAGTAGGGGAGTTTGGGAAAATGGAGCGCTTCAGCCAGGTGATCCAAGTGGCTCGCTGGGATTTAGAAGGGGAACAACACTGGGATGTTCTAAGGGATCGACTAGATCACCTGGATCGCTTGGAGAAAGTGAATAGGGAGGTAAAACTGGCCTACATTGCTAGACTGCACGAGAAGGGATTTGACCTTGGAGATCTGGAAGAGCAGGATCTCTCAGATGTCATGGATGAAATGGGAAACATTGATATTCCATGGAAGTTGTATAAAAGCCATGGGGGAACGATGGGAGACTCTCAGGAGTTTTCAGATGCTGGAGTTGACCTCACTGCTCCATCAGACTGCGATGATCCGCTTGTTCCAGATTCCCTCACCTCTTCCCCTGTCGAGCCACCACCTAGACCCCCCAAACCTCCTGCTCGTCATGCCAGCGTGAGCTCTGACCTTCACACCTATATTAATATTAGCAGGGAGACCACCTCCATGGCTGTCTCCACCTCTCCAACTTTGTCTACATTCTCTCCTAATTCATCATCGCCCACATTTACCACTTTTAGGTGTGAGAAACCtctacctccatctccaccatcaattcctcctctccctgcatCTAAGCCCATCCCTTATCTCACCCTCTATACCActtcttctccacctccttcactCCCCACCCCAACTCCTCCCATCCCTCCCCCACGGAGACGCCACCTCGCCAGAAAGGAGGCACAGCGAGTCGCTGCTCTTCAAGCTGAACAGGAAAAGACACCCCTGTCCCTTCCACCTCCTACCACAAGgccaccacctcttcctcctccacctgttATTTCAACATCCTCCTCATCTCCCCCTGCCATACCACCTCCACCTGCATTGCCTCCTCCCCCTTCCTTCCATGCTCTGGATGTAGAGATTCGGAAGCTACTCATGCTTGCAGGATTGACCCAAGCTGAGCTCCTCAAACTCAGCCCAGAGCTTGGCGTCTGTGTTGGGGGGTtagaggaggagggagatggagataaTCTTACTCCACCTAGAGCTGTTGAATCACATGAGTTCAAACTCaaagacagggaggaggagaagagataTGATGCCAAATTCACCAACAGAGATGGATGGAGCAGCATAGGCAAGTTGAATGAAGATCAAAGAGTAGCTACAGCAGAAGaaggcaaaaagaaagaggagtgCAAAGACACTCAAAGAACCACCTCGTTCACTGAGATTGCAAGGCGaaggaaaagaaacactgatCTAACTTCTGACCAGTACTACAGCACGGCTCTCTGCAATACACATGAAACTAAAGTTAATAATATAAGCTTTGAGACTTTCCATTTTCCTGCTGAGTTACCAGAttcacctccccctcctcctcctcctcgcccCTTGCCCCCAATCCCTCCATCTTTGCCACCCCTCAAAGTCAGCACTCTTCCTGCCAATTCTGCGCAGCCTGAGCGTTTTGATTGGTTAATAGCCTTCACACCTGAAACAGACTCCCCACCACAGCCTCCACCCCTAGAAATGAGAAAAGCTGCTATGGAAAAAGGAGGCCAAAAGAAGCTCAGTTCGACAGGGTCATCTCCGGGGTCAGCTCCAAAGGTCACAACCTTCAAAGAGCTGCGTTTCCGCAACAAGagcaccccccccccaacaaaGGTGATCACTGAACCAGAGCCTGACCCTACAGTTATCACACCAGATCCAGATATACTGTACAACCTGAAGTGGAGAAGAGAGAAGGCAGGCAGTGATGGCAGCCAATGGGAGTACACCTCTCAGGCTCAAGCATTTTTCATGCAGCCCCCACCAGCCCTCACCTCAATGGCTGCCCTGAAGGAAATGCTCCAGAGAGCTGACGAGGAGGGTAGACAGCCAGAGCTGTGCCCATCACAGAAGATTGGTTGCTCAGTCAGTGATAGCTCCCTGTGGACCAAAGACAGAGAGTGGGAGAGTGAGGGGGTTaaaagggaggaaaaggaaagggagaaagaagaagagaaggttGAGGTAGAGGTGAGAGGACGAGCCGATGGAGGAAGGACTTTTGAATCAAGAATCACAG TTTCCTCCCCCCCACTATCCCTCGCCCAGGCCTCCCAACCCTACTTCCTCCACACTGCCCTTCCTTCCTATCGCCCAGGCTACTGTAACTCCCAGACCCCTGCAGATCCCAGGCCCCACAGTCATGTAGGCAGGGAGCCCAAAGACAAACATTGCAACACACAGTGGGCCTCTGCTGCCAACCCAGCTTGCATCCACAGAGAGGATTCCAGCACTGATAGAAGTTCTAGGTTTAACTATGAATCCCTGGCTGATTTTGGTGTAGACTATCCTCCTGATTATGGGAATAactttaatgaaaacacacactcatcatACCAATATGCCACTGATTCCAAAACCAATTGTAGGGACTTTGCGTCAGACTCTATTTGTAATGTTGACTCTCTCTACTGCAGTGACTCAAAGAAGAATGACGCACACACTAAGTCAGATGCATCTCTTTCTGGTGCCTCTGAGGCTCCAGGTTGCACCACCCCATATAAAAACATTGATGTCATGATGACATATTCAAAGAATATCAGTGCTATGGATTCACTGTATTCAGAAAAAcgcacacattcaaacacagacCGCAACAGCAACCAGGTCAGGACATCTAAAGAGCTTCCTCCTCTCCCTACCTATTACCTGTACCACCCTAAGAACTGCCCTCTGCACAGGGGTGCCCCTCCTCGCCTCTCCCCCATTGGAgctctctcccctccccagcGCTCTGGAGCACCCCCTCCAGGTGTGGCAGGCTCTTGCCTCAGCTCCCCGCTTTTCCCCCGCTCTCACACCTTACCTGCCCTTGCTGCTCCCTTCTACTATCCAAATCTCTACCCTCCTATATCGCCCAGGGCGCCCCCCCTACCCCCAAAACGCTACCAGGCTCCTCTGCAGTCACACGTGGCGA CTGTTCGCAGTGTCTCATTCGCTGGCTCTGTACAGAGGCTTGAGGCGTCCTGGATGGGCGAAGATGAGAAGCATCCAATGAGAGGTTTTTGCCTGTCCTCTCAGTGCCTGCAGGAAAAGAAAG CCCTGGTCAGTGCAGTCAGTGTGGCAGTGGAAGCCATCTTGGCCCATTTCAGTTCGTCTCGCACTTTAGTGCAGAAG gcCTTGTCAGGAGACAGCACCATAAATCCATCTCTCGGGCGTCTGGTGCTGCAGTGCCTCTGCCCCGCCTTGCACAGTTTGCTGACCGACAGCTTGAAACCCCACCAGAATGACCTGATTGCTGGCAGGAGGCCAAACTCTGCCTGGGGCCTGGTGCAGGCCTCAACCAGGCCAG GTCCTAAAACACAAATCTTATACAACCTACAAGTTCGGGTTGGGGAGTTGCCCCAGCTCAGACAGAGCAAACACAGATTCAACGCATTCCTCCTTGGCCTACTGAA tACCAAGTTTCTTGATTTCTGGCTGTCCCACCTTCAGTCTTGCAGTG ATGTGTTGGAGACATACTACCATCCCACCTCCTTCATGCGTCTGTCCCTTACCATCTGCCAGCCTCTGTTTGAGGAGCTGCTCCTTGTGTTGCAGCCTCTTAGTCTGCTGACATTCAACCTTGACCTGCTCTTTCAGCACCATCATTTAGAGCCAGACAGTCATAGCCCAGAGATCCCCAGTCCCCACTGTCAGGATGCAGGTTTCCATCTGTCAACAAAGGGGTTCCAAGCTAAAATCACAGGCAGCAGAAATGCTGAAGGCCTCTCAGAGGTAGACTTTGGAAGCCCAGAACATCAGACAGCTAAAGATAAATCGTCACCATTTCCAAAGAATGAAGAGTCAGGGGAGTCAATCCATAACAGTGCTGCACCCATAAATGCGTCAGTCACTCCCAGTCAGACAAGTCCTCAGCTGTTGTGGGTGCAGGAGAAGGAAATTGGAGAGTTACCTCCACCTAATGTTGAGGAGGACAGTCTTGCTCACCAGGCAGGACAG GTAATCCAGCAAGGGTGGGGGGCTGTGATGCGCTGGGGAGGCCAACTGAGCCAGAACTTGGCTGAGCTGAGCCTGTCTTCAGGGAaaaaggaggaggtgaagaCCGATCAGCCGGATCTTCAAACCCAGGTGGGAAGTGACTACACCCCGGTCAGCAGTGGTGCTCAAGTTCCTTGGGGTCTGGGACGGCTGTTTGGAGCCTCTAAAAGCCCCAGCAGCCCAACAGGTCACACACTGCCAACCAG GCGTCCGTCTCAGTGGTTGGCTCCAGGTGTCACAGCACTGACACGAATGGTGAGCAGCAGCTCCACGCCAATGATACGAAGGGCCCCAGAGCCTCAGGGAGAAAGTGAACCTGAATCAGAGACAGAAGTCAAAACACTGGGGATTAGGGATAAACCCAGACCACTCAG GTCAGTACGAACACTGTGTGACCATACAGGAACGGGTTCGGAGCTCAGCTTCTGCAAGGGGGAGGAACTTGTGGTATTAGGAGGAGTCGATCAAGACTGGATTCGCTGTCGTCAGGGAAACAAAGAGGGCCTGGTACCTATTGGTTACACGTCTCTCATCATATGA